A stretch of the Lactuca sativa cultivar Salinas chromosome 9, Lsat_Salinas_v11, whole genome shotgun sequence genome encodes the following:
- the LOC111888175 gene encoding protein FERTILITY RESTORER RF2, mitochondrial: MFSLSASLIPSSTTQLVRSEVQKVGQIKPNGHCLLPPRPLSIQPATFGRQTQISQLKSAAFICASALNARCGAEQTQTVTRQSSTITIAPVQGKEKSPDLDDGGTGFPPRDDDGGGGGGGGGGGWSGGFFFFGFLAFLGFLKDQEKEGAYGDDR; the protein is encoded by the exons ATGTTCTCATTGAGTGCAAGCTTGATTCCAAGCTCCACCACCCAGCTAG TGAGATCAGAAGTACAGAAAGTGGGACAAATCAAGCCTAATGGTCATTGTTTGTTGCCTCCTAGACCACTTAGCATTCAGCCTGCAACATTTGGAAGACAAACACAAATTTCACAATTAAAATCTGCTGCTTTTATCTGTGCTTCAGCTTTG AATGCTAGATGTGGTGCAGAGCAGACTCAAACAGTCACACGTCAATCATCAACAATCACCATTGCTCCTGTTCAAG GGAAAGAGAAGTCTCCGGATCTTGATGATGGAGGGACTGGATTTCCTCCacgtgatgatgatggtggtggtggtggtggaggtggaggaggtgggtGGTCCGGTGGGTTTTTCTTTTTTGGGTTCCTGGCTTTTCTAGGGTTCTTGAAAGATCAAGAAAAGGAAGGTGCCTATGGGGATGATAGGTGA